The following coding sequences are from one Neurospora crassa OR74A linkage group I, whole genome shotgun sequence window:
- the pcb-3 gene encoding proteasome component PUP3, giving the protein MSSPFSINGGAAVAMVGKDCVAIACDLRLGLQALTVSNNFPKIFQYGDVFLGLTGLATDVSTVSDLFRYKVNMYRLREERNIAPRTFANLVSSSLYERRFGPYFVSPVVAGLDPKTGEPFICGFDSIGCIDFAKDFIVSGTATEQLFGMCENLWEPNLGPEDLFETISQALLNAVDRDALSGWGAHVYIIEKDKVTKRLLKGRQD; this is encoded by the exons ATG TCGTCCCCCTTCTCGATAA ACGGCGGCGCTGCTGTCGCCATGGTCGGAAAAGACTGTGTAGCTATCGCGTGCGACCTGCGCCTCGGCCTTCAGGCGTTGACAGTCTCCAACAACTTTCCCAAGATCTTCCAGTACGGCGACGTCTTCCTTGGACTTACCGGTCTGGCGACGGACGTGTCGACCGTATCGGACCTGTTTCGGTACAAGGTGAACATGTACCGACTTCGGGAGGAGCGCAACATTGCACCCCGGACGTTCGCCAACCTCGTGTCCAGCAGCCTGTACGAGCGCCGCTTTGGGCCCTATTTTGTCAGTCCCGTTGTTGCTGGCCTGGATCCCAAGACGGGCGAGCCGTTCATCTGCGGCTTTGACAGCATTGGATGCATCGATTTCGCGAAGGACTTCATTGTGAGCGGAACGGCGACGGAGCAGTTGTTTGGCATGTGCGAGAACTTGTGGGAGCCGAATTTG GGACCCGAGGACCTCTTCGAGACCATATCACAGGCTCTTCTTAACGCCGTCGACAGAGATGCCTTGTCAGGCTGGGGCGCCCATGTTTACATTATCGAGAAGGACAAGGTCACCAAAAGGCTATTGAAGGGACGACAGGATTAA